The window TCGATCCCTCTAGGCTTGTGTGGAATTAATTAGGTAAAACCCCTAGCACTTACCTTGGGCTGTGGTATCACCTGGAGGAGACTTGGCATGAATTAGCTCTGGATTATCACAGGAGCTTCAGCTGCGACATGATCTGTCTAGTGAGAGTCTGTCAAGTAATTCACAGGAGGTGGCAAACAAAGTggcatttttataattttaattaggtttttggggaaaagaggTTAGCTTGAATAGAGCAAGAGGCAGAATGATGACCTTACTGACTTACTGACTTGCTTTTACACAGCTGGGATGTGGGGACACACTCTGCAAATCTGCTCAGATGTTTTCTCGCTACTTAGAGAATTTAAAAGGGAGAGGCTGATGGTTGTTTTGATACAATAATAGGAGATAAGATTGCAGTGGAAAAAAGGCTTGGTTCAGGcaccagagagagagaggattGCTGTGACCTCGGAGCAGGGATAGACGGGGGAAACGCCACCAGGTGTCTCTGCAGCCTAAAACATGCGGGGAGACTGCGGGGaaccccagcaccagcaccaccagcaccaccagcaccagcaccccgCCTTGCCGGCCTGTGCTCTTCAGGGAAGGGGAGAGTAACGGAGAACGAGAGGCATGCAAACCCCGAATTAAACTCACGCATAGGAACcgttcctcctcctcttccccgaATGAGAAGGTTCGCGACCCCCATCCAGAGCGTGCCTGGTTTCTCCCCAAGGGAGGGAGCCAAATTAGGCCACAAagttaactttttcttctgttttggggAAAGGCTGTGCCTGCAGCTTCACGGGCAGTGCTTTGCCTTACACAGAACAGGTCTGTGCACGGCAAAGTCCTGACTCACTTGTCTCCAGGGTCACCGTCACCGTACTTGCGACAGCAACTGAGCACCTCGAAAAGCTTTGGAGGCAATAATCAATCCTCTCCCTCAGTGTCCCCAAAAAACATGGAAGTTAAGTAATTTACAAAAACCTCACTGGGAATAAGCACGTGGTCAGGCACAGGATACACGGACTTAATTTATTTGTCCCTTATATTAGCAGTGGTGATTACAATTGCATACAGAAAGATCAAAGTGTTTTCTGATTCCCAGGTCTCAGCCACAAGAATCACAGCACCGTTTACTGCCCAAGACAGCAATTATTTATGCTaccagtgaattaaaaaaaaaaaaaggaaaaacaaaactaattttctgtGTGTAGCTCAGACCTCCTATCTGCATTTCAGGGCGATGCAAagggcagccaggctggctcTCTTTATTGCCCTGTGGGCAGTTTTAAATTTCACTGAGGAAGGGGGTGGTAAGGGAAGGGAGAATGGCAAAAATTAGATCTGAGGGAGGTCAACTCTATCCGCTTAACTGCTATTGACCCACTTGTAACCAGAGCTGAGCCCAGCCTGGGTGTTAGAATTCCTCTGGTCACATCTCTGACAACATGCAGGGCCTGAAAATATCTAAGTCCCTGCAGCACAGTGAAGTTCCTAGAGCCTGAAAAGCACCATAGATACTGCTTGTCTCATAGCTGCTTGGGGCTGAGCGTaataagaaagagaagctgGGGTAAATTCACTGGGGGATTAAGAGGAAGAAGGTACTTTCTTCCCTCTTGCTGGGTAAAGTGTGGAAAGCCCCAGGGAATTACTGCTCTGTTTCAGTTGATGcgctaaaaaaacccaaacctttctgaGAAAGGATCTGTACAATTATGAAAATCTTGTGCTTTAGTCTTATTCCCCAGTTCCTGAAAAGTTCCCCAACTTGCAGCTTGTTTTATACCATTGTAGAGCTGCAAAAGTAACAAAGTATAATGGAGCATCAGGCCCATATTTCTCTCCAGACTCCTGACTATGCTTTCCTCATGCAAATACATGAAAGGGAAACCAGATACTCCTAGTCTCTAGTATGAGAAAATTGTGTTAATTTTAATAACTTACAGTATAACTGTTATACCCTGATGCAGTAGCTATACTGACAGAAAGTAAGCACCAACATGCAACCCAAATATGTGtctattaatataaaataataataataaagaagcCTTGGCCTACACTAGTTACAGGTTTGGCTGAAAAGCTGAGCCTTGGGCTGTATGACCTGGCTCTGGATCTGCTGGTCCACAGAAAGACTGAATTCATTACTTGGGAAACCTTCATGGACGGCACGCTGCCTGAAATCCCAGGGAGCGACGTCGATGAATAAGAATGGACACGGGCTAATTCAAACCCTTCTCCCATCTTTCAAATCAAGTTagtgatttctcttttctctgtggtTCCCAGCCAATTGTCATTTTTAGTGCATCCTATCGCCCTGCAGTACGAGCTGTTCTGGGAATACACTTCACTCCTCCAGCAGCCTCACAGCAATGCCAAGGAATGCAGCTCTTCTGGTTACAATTAAGTAATTCAACACACAAATGCTCCCCAAGTGCACCAGAACCTGATTGTGACCTTCACACAACCGAATCTGAAGGAGTCGAAGCaattttttgttcttccattCCCATAAAGAgtgaaggggaggggaagggaggaaaccCCCATTCCTTCACAGAGGTACCGTGGTTTCAGGGGTCAGCTGCACAGAAACTGGCACAGGGAAGTGCTGTTTCCAGGGCTGCGTTCCCACAAGGAGCTCTGGGCTGCGGGGTCGCTGGGAGGATGCCAGCCCATGCTGGCAGAGCCGGTGTGTTGTGTCATGCCTGCCAGGTAGGCAGGTTTAATTTCCACCACCACACGGCAGAAAGTGTGCTGGCAGGGTGAATGCAGGCAGCAGTGAAGCCTACCTGCCTGCTGCCACCCTCTCCTGGGGACCTCTGGCCCCCAGAGCCACTGCTAAGCAGCTGGGTAGGGCTGCCTCTTGCTGCCTCAGCTCCATCCCTATGgactgtctctctctctctgaacaCTTTTGGGGCCTCTGTGTAGACACTTTGAGAGCAAATTCTATCGCTGCCTTTTATCATGTTACATCTCTaccaggactgtgtccaggtGAGGCAGATTAGGAAGCTATTACAGAATAGCTCTATAGTGTCTATTAATAAATATAGTGTCTATTtaagcaaaaaagcaaatactttttgATTGTGAGCATGAATGTATTAGATGCTTTTGAGGTCCCCCCCCACCTCTCTTCAGCCTCTGCATTTGCAGCCATAAGCtggctttaaaatgctttcctctCTAAAACTCAGGATGACACTGTTGCCCAAGTtgagaaatatatttgtgttttccagATGGCTGGAGATGGCGAAGGAATAGCATGGAAAGTCCTTGATGTGGAATCTCCTTATCCAAAAGAACTTGGGGGGTCCCTGGAGCTCTCCAACGACACCTTTTCACTGAGGATCAAAAATGCGACCAGCCGAAACAGCGGGACATACAAGTGCACTTTGGGGGAACAGAGTGGAGAGCACAACCTGAGTGGCACAGTCACATTAAAAGTAACAGGTACTGTAGAGACTTCTGATTGTCTCACGCTCCATGTGGCAtttcattgttatttaaaaatattttacaaacacCAGAACAATGTAACACCTTGCTTTACATTTTAGGTTGCCCTGGAatagaagatgaaaaattaaaaaaatacaaagccgAGCTTTTCATGCTGACTTGCCTTGGGATTTTTTACTTGCTGCTCATCTTTTTTACCTGTGTAAGTAATTCCCTTTCTCATATACAAACCAAGCAAAACCCCACTCATTTTATCTGCTAGCACCACCTTAACATAGCCGGTCAGAAGTTGGTGTTCATATTTAATTTATCATCAAATCCTTTAAATACTCACACAGTATTTTCAGAGGGAACTCGGGTGCATGAGGAACACAGGATGGAGTCCCAAAGAGATGAAACATTTCACTGACACCCTGATCTAACTCAAACCAGATAGTTATTTTCCTGCACCCTGCTGCCCATTTCTGCTTCCAGTTACTCTGAGTGCAAGCTACTCTTCAGTTTAAGGGCACATCAACAGTTCTTCAGTTTGGTACTTGGGAACAGTATTTGCCTGAGATGGAGGCACAGGCCCTCAGGATCCCTTCCCCACCTATGGCATTGCGTTGTGTGGCGGCATGATGGACATATTCAAGTCCACCcattttttgcctcagtttccatGCCTGTAAATTGGTGACAATCCCATTTGAGATGGGCATTTTTGTGAAGCTCCATCTTTCTTGGtaaacagacattttaagaTCCTTGGAAAAGAACCTCCTCGGGGTTTTATCCATACCCTTAATGCTGGCAGGTAGTTCTGGGAAAGGTGAGGAGAGGAGGTATTTGGGAAGCTCAGTTCAcagaagcaaaactgttttgtctACGGTAGCAGTGAAGTCACTCCCTCGTACAGAAAAACCAGGAGGTCTGCGCCTCCTGACTTATAGGCAGGATGAGCCTCGGGTGTCAGTACAGTGCAACACCGGCtgcatttctaaataaaaacaaaacaaaaccaacctcAGCATTTTGGGAGGCCAGATTTAACTTTAGCTGCCTATTTCATATTTGCCTTCTTGTTTTGCTCCTCAGCAAAATGGGAGACTTATCTAATTAGCTGCAGCTAAATGTAGCTTTTCATGTATCTTCAGGGAGCATTTAAATTTATGCCTGTCTCTTTTTTAGATTGACAATCCTGCCAGTAATTTGTGCCATTCAGACTAAAGTTTGACAAGATTAATCTTGTAGGAATTTGTTAGGATGAAAGTATAAAAGCAAGGATATCACTCAGAAGAGATAGATGCCCCTGTTCTGCTCAGTGTCCTGAAAGAGTTTCAGATCTCTACAGAAATCTTTCCTTcccatatataaaaaaaagtccCAGTTTTAGTGGCgcagttaaaaaaaagcagagccgTGTAGTGAAGATAACCACTCTGGAGGAATTACATGTATTTTACTCTTGGGTGAGGTCCAAGGTTACTGATACCAGCCTCAGGTATCAACCTAGCTTTCATCAAAATTTAATATTGCCCTGATCTCACAAGTGAgcttcattatttaaaatgcctGTTAAGTTCTTACAGGTTGCCTTGTCCTCTCCTTTAGTGCAGATTGTGCCTTATCTCCACTAAACTCAACAGTGACGTTAAGTTTAAGACTGGTTGGCCTAACTGGGGCTTTAGTTTGACAActtgatgaaaatatttcaggcaCTGGCCTGTATTGAAGGCAGATGGAAATACACTTGCAAGAGCTTGATGCAAGGCTTGTTCATATGAAAACttgaattaaatatatatttccttttgtGACTAAGGCTTTTGTCCTATAAAGCTCCTTGACTGAGCAAGAAATAGCAGGTTTTCTTTGTAGTGGGTGCTTCTGGTGACAAACTAGAAAAGGTGTAATGAGCTATGGTTAGCAaggataaaaaacaaaactttcaaactaaaaaaaattgcctttcatAGGAATTCTCagttttaagcttttctttctgttttctcttttagacATGTCTAAGAAAAGAGAGTATGTTTCCCAGTTATCAAAAAAACGGACCAGGTATGAAACACATGCTCACCCTCATCAATGTACATGAAATGACAACTTTCCAGGACTTAAACAGCGACAGCATTTGCAAAAATGAGCTTCCTTCAACTTCTGTCTAAGTTGATGTTGACGGCACCATGGGCTGGCTCATCAGGAAACACGACATGAGCTGGATGGCCAAGCGGTATGGAGAGGAAAGAAACGCCAATATATGGCCTCTTCAGAACAGCCTGAAAGTATAGGTAACCTGTCAGTGACCTGCTTGCACTGGACAAGCCTTCGAAAAGCACTGTTATGCACTACAGTAACTCTTGGGAGTTAGGCGGCTAAGAAATACCACTACAGCTGCACAACGGTGATATGGTGCTGTTATGAAGTTGGCATCAGCTTTATTTCACTCTGCTGTGCAGCTCTATTGTTCTGAGCAAGAACATGCCTGTGATATGAAGTCCAGGTTGTAGGGAGGCCACGGCAGCACAAAGCTGGGGGATTAAGCTCTTCACTGAACTAATAGCTCTCATCtttcaaaagcagacaaaacagGTGCTCCAGTATGGAAAGATAAGTGTGTGGGGCTGTCTCTGCTCCGTGCTCTGAGCCTGATTCTGGGTGGAGTTCCTTTACTGCAAACAGGATGTAACTTGTCATATGATGTTCAAGTAAGCTGAAGAGGTAACTTCATGCTCTGGTCCTGGGTGAATCAAAtcaacattcatttttaaatctgaGAGTGACAGACAGGCCGAAAGGAAGGAAGAATGtaagaagggagaaaatattctggaaatCTTTTTGGACTGAGAGGAACTTTCTATGTCTGCAAGAGAAGGAGGAATGCACTTGCATAACGAGTCCGTCAGTTATCTCCCAGAGTCATCTCCATAGGAATCCATAGGTCAGTCCATAGGAAGTTTCAACTAGACTGTTGACCTTAAAGCAACTAAAGTAAGAATGAAGCAGCCTGTGATATTAAGGACATGTAAAGATGACTTATTTTGTGGTTTATAAAACATGAAACCAAATGTATGCGACACCTATGTCAGTGAAGTTACACAAGCGATGACCAAAGCCATGGCTTGGAAGAAATCAACCGTCCGTATCTTTGGGATTTATTAAGTCAGCCGTGAGATATAGGAACAGAAGATGGGGCATATGAGCACCTGCTTTTGGTGCTGACAGTGTGTACTATATATGAAACAAGGACATGAGAAAAACTGAACTCAGGCACACAATATAAGGGACAGAAGGCTTGTCCTCTTGGAccaaagaaagcaagagagattATGGAGTCTGAAATCAAGGAACCTCCCTTATCAGGCTGCTGGTGCAGAAGGTGAAGCAAGAGGAGTGTAGAGTGACTGTGGATGTTTATGTCACGACGTGAGAATTTGAGCCAAAACATGAGAATTTGCAAGCACTTAAGAAcacaatcttaaaaaaataaaaaatccttaaaGAGTTAAACTGCAACATTAggatttttaatgcaatttggAATTCCAGGCTGTGACAAGGATGCTCTTTCTGTAATCCTTTGACTAATTTTGAAGCGCTGATGGGAGAAAAGCACTGCACATCACTCAGTAGTGCCTCTGTGAGCAGGGTAGATGTCTCCGTTGGAGACCAAGGGGCTTCTGACCAGAAGAATGGTTACGTGGGATATGCAATTTACTTAGAGCATGGTAAATTAATGctacatttgcttttttataatCAATTTTTACATATAAATGTGTGTAAcatacttgaaataaaaattcagaggTAACCTACCATTAGTTTTTGTCTGCCACATATGGCAAATAAACCCAGAAATACTCCGTATcaattgcattttgttttacaaCCAACATAATTACATCAAATAATGTAGATGTCTGATCCAGCCTCTTCAGTGGGAGAGggcatgtatgtgtgtataatTGATTAAGCAATGGATAATTTTATGCATTCCTAAGGAGCTCAgataatttaaattttcctcaaaatttcactttctttccaaAGGACATTCTAAAACACCTGCTCCCTGCTGACAGGCAAGTCATTAAGGAAAATACAAGGGTGTTTCAGCCTACCCATTGTCACTTTTAAACATGGTGCACCATCATGGGTGACCTGTACACTTATGTGGCAATAATGTGAACTAAATGTGCATGTATAATAACTGACCTAGGGTACATGGACTTTCTCCATTTGGACAGAAAGGCTTAATACCGAACAGTCAtagctttttgtttatttttttattattattattaatttttttttaggagagcagagaagaggaagaggaaatttcagctgaaatggaTTGATGATAATTAATCAGCAGCAAAGGctgaaacacttttaaaattatttcttcagatgTGTAAACAGGATCAGATCAGATAGGACAGAACGAAAAAAAGGACTTTGTGTAAACAGCTATGcccattattttttccctgagcCAAGCTGTCTGCAATACAGAAGATTGGGCCTGATGCAACAACACTGTGAGTCAAATTTCAGGCTCAGAAGCTTCAGACTGGTTGATTCTGGGGATTTGCTGTAGGTCCAGCTATGCAGTAGAAGTGATCATGTTCAAGGCCACTTAAATGCATTAAAGAGTTTAGAAGGAATAAGCAGTGAGAAAGTCTTATGCCAAGATGCTTGACCGAATCACAGAgctggagagaaacaggcaacGTCCTAAAGCGATGAAGGTGCCAGCACATCTGGGGTGTAAAGAAACTTATGGCATTGTAGGCCAAAAAATAACATTAGCTAGAAATATTACGAATGAGAACCAGACTACTGAAGGATAAAAGCTAATATATTACAGCAATTTCAACActaacagggaaggaaaaaaaaattaaaaaaaaaagaatcacatgTTGGCTGAAAATCTTACAGAATGAACTACACATTTTTCAACACATTATCTCAGAAGAGACAGTCCTTTCCTTGCAGTATGGATCTAgttatatttcaaaattactgCCTCAGCTAGCCTGGCATACGGGGGATGAGCGCATGCACACGTTCTTTAGACTTTAGCACTTCATTATTAAATGGAACGTGTTGTGGATTGCACAATCAAGAGGCTCTTGTGATTATAcaaattaattgttttgttggacagaaaaatttgttttatttttcaccacTCTTCTTATTATCGTTTCTTTTAGTTTTGTAAGATAGTATAGAAGCATATGTGTACCCTAGAACCGTTCTTTGTAATACTATCTTACAATACATTTTAGAATCAGGAATTCAGTTAATCTCAATAAATCCCTGAGGTGAGAAATACCATAAACTTTGTTTgataaataaaaaccaagatACTTGGAAATCAGAAAGCTCCTGAAGAAGTCTGGATCAGAATTAGCAAGAGATCCGAGGTTCTCTGACTCTCCTCTGGGTGCCTTAACCACAGGAGCTTCCTTGATAATATTTCTTGTGGATTTTGTAcctttttcattgatttttttccttgtgtaacCTGCATTTTCCTATTTTGCCCAAAGGTGAATCATCTGCATTCAAAGATAAcaataaacataaaattattcACATAGAGTGGGTTTGTACGCCTGTGATTAAGGAATATACAGAGACACTCTGCACCACATGGGGAAATTACTCCAAAGAGAAACTGCAACAGTCATACACTGGAGCTAAATGAATATCCAAAATGGCAATGAGGGAAAGCTAAAGGACATCATCCACAAAATGCTGAGTATATGAATTATAGCCCTTAGCTAAGCCTGATTTGTGAGGCTAGCACTTACACGGCAGATAACCCGGGCTGACAGTGACCTTGACAGCATTGCAACAGTAATATTTCCTGTAAAGGCTGAACAGTTTTCAACCTATTTCTCCTGAGCTACAAGCACGCTAGTATTCAACAGCGTGGACCAAAGTAATCCTCAGTGTGTGCCTGTGAATGATACAAACAGAACATGGCTCTTTGGGCATGCCGAATGCCTtgctcccttttttcttctgcccttgATGAGAGTGTTTTGGAGGGCATAAAGCACGTTTCGCTGGTGCACATGTTCCCTTTCTACCCCCTCTCAGCGCAGAGTCGAGCAGCGATGCAGCGCAGAGGGGATCTGGTTCCAAGTCCGTTGAGCAACTGAAAGTATTTACTGACCTTCTCAACCAATACACCCGCCCCTTGGGAACTGAAATtgattttccccttctctgtaCGCGAAGACAATGCTGTAACACCACATTACAGCTAcatagttaaagaaaaattggAAGTGCTTTCCCCATACCTCCATTTTAAGTAAATATCAGTGAAACCGCTAATTCTTAGTCATTTGTGGAACAAACTGCTAGGGAGATTAAAGAGTTACAAAAAAAGGCGATACCAAACTTTTTGGTTGATGGTCTGTTCTCTCTTCACTTTGCTGCCAAGACCTGTGTTTGCAGTGCTCTGCTTTTCGCTGACTACAGCTGATATTACTTCTGTGTAAATCTGCGAGAACAGTGCTGTTAATGCTCCGGAGCGGTGACGTAAAGCCTGAAAAATCCACCGAGGGAATAGGTGGTGGTAAGACCGACACGGGTCACTGCAAGGAGCCGTGGATCCTTTGAAGGCTTCATTTTACATCCAAGCCATACAAGTCTTCCCACCCTTTGATGGGAAAGCTTGCTACGTCCCTGTGGCTGAGTTATAAGTGTATCTGTTACGCTGCAAATGGGCAGCCCGGGCTGATTTTAGGCATTTGCTCTGTTACAAGACAGATGTCACAGccagtgcaaaaaaaacccaacccaaacccaacccaaacccaacccaaaccaatAAAGCCAACCCCATGGACAGGATGAAGGCAAGGAGCAACAACTAAGAGAAGAGACAGGTCCTAAGGGAACTATGGATTGCACAAGCCCTGTGCAAACACGGGCTTTGCTCTGTGCAGCGTCTTTCAGTTGCTTCTGTGAAACAGCCTGTagtggttggggtttttttgtttggttgtgtttaaaaacatttgcactgtgtgcctcagtttccctatcTATAAACGGGAGCGAATGAGTTCAAGTGTTGTCTTGCATGAGAAGCAGGGAAACTGGCAATATTCACACCTTATTGCCTACTTGGAGCTGAAAGGAACTTTTTTCCCAAGTTGTCCTTCAGGGTAGAGGAGGCTTGAACTGCTGGACATTAATGGTAAGGGAAAAAGGCCCTGCTGACAAGAGAAACCGGATTAATAAGAAttggtgagaagaaaaatacaggagTCTCTGCAAATGCTGGGGTCTATACCAAGCACCTGTGACACAAATGTGTGACAGTTTCCACCCACTCCCTTTTGCTATTTTCATCCTGTCTGAATTCCAGCTCTGCGAATTCACTCTCACATTTGTTCTCAGACTTGGTATCAACACTGATTTAATCACATTCCTGCAATCTACTGAGCTGGAAGTGTAGGGTTATGTACAAGCCAGGAGAAATGAACCCCTTCCCCTCATTAGCACCAGCTAGCACACCTCTCTTGCGATGGGGCTGCTGGTGTTCAGGTGGGCAGCCAACCTGATGGGGCTGTGTCAGCTCCCCAAATGGAGAGTGTGCTGAGCTCATTACTGCTGAAATAACCTTGCAGGTACGCACTGAGCACGAGAGGTCTGGAAGGCCAGCGGCATCTGGGGCTATGTGAACAGGAGCACAGCCAGCAGATCAAGTAGATCCCCTTACTCAGCAGTCCTTAGACCACACCTAGATActttgtccagttctgggcccccaaAACTGCCCTCAAGGCAGTCAGGGCTGGAGTGTttgccctgtgaggagaggctgagggactggggcttgttcagcctggagaagagatgggtTTGGGGAGACCTAAAAGCAGTTCTCCCAGTAGCTACGAGGAGGCTATCAAGAACACAGGGCAGGCTTTCCTCAGTGATGCATGGTGGGAAGATGAAAGGCAATGAGCATAAGTTGAAACAAGAGTAGTTCAGAAGCGAATATCATTTTCCCCTAAGAGGACAGCTgagcagtggaacaggttgctcatGGAAGCTGTGCAGTCTCCATTCCATGAAGGTTTTCAAGACCTAACTGGATAAAGCCctaagcaacctggtctgatcCCATAACtcaccctgctttgagcaggaagttggactagagacctcctgaggtcccttcgCACCCCATTTACCCTATGAATCCACAGTCTTCATGGTCAAAGAACAATTATTTATCACTACTCTTCAAGATGTCCATCACAGTATGAATGGACCACTCCAAGACATCTGCCCTCTGCCAGTAATGACCAAAGGCATCGCACACAAAATTTGTAGACTACAGTATGAAAAGTAGCTGTGGgattgaagaaaaacaaacaatggACAATGTGCCTCAAAAACAGATGACTAGTCCTTGACCATTGGTTAAAGACTAATAAAAATGCAGGtcaaaaatgcagtattttttacAAGAACttttacttgattttttaaCTTACCTCTTCACTCAAGGACAAATGCACAAGGATACATGGAGCACTATCAAAGACTCTTCTCTGTGTTCCGGCTTTTTTCAAGATGAAATACTTCTTATGGCCTTTGCAGAAATTCGTCGTATCCAACACATCTGCGCTTGAATTGTGGAAGTGTTCATACTATGTGACATTTAATAACGACAATTTTTGTCTGCACCCCATCTCTAGATCTCAGAACTATATAACAGCAATGGGCAAGTAACTGCACACGCACACGCCAGCTCATGCAGCCAAGCATATGGTCTCATAATTTTCTGGTCTGTGCAGCACTCAGCCATGCTAGGTTTTACATGTGGATaagacataaataaataaaaaaaatattccaaaccTGTGGCACAATGCGGCAAATGAGACAGCCTCCTGGTTACAAGGCAAAGGTATGTTTCCCACACTAGGATGCTCTACGCCACCTTTGTCCTTGCAGATATCAGGGCTCAGGAACTGCTGCCTGGTGAGGCAGTTCAGTGGGAGGGTCActgctggtggagctggagcCAAACCACTCTCCTGGCTGGGAGACGCAGCTCCCCCTTCTCTGTACTGTCTCTCCCACTCCTTGGGCTTGCAACTGTGCCCTTAACTTGCTATAAAGTGCGATCCTAGATCAGGTGCTGGGACCTTTCTGCTAGGCTGCAAGATGCTAGTCCTGAGGATATGTCCTTCAGCTGAGCCCCTCTAGTCCTGCATTTTGCAGGACCTAAGTTACTGAGGAACTCCTTCTCTTTGTCTTACTTTCTAGGGATAGTAGAAGGAAGCCTATATTAAGGGCTATGAAGTGCTCCTATATTACAATAAGTGCCCAGGATAAACAGATGATCTGTGTGGGACTTTTTTGAAGGCCACTAGGTGCCCATGTAGAAACGAGAGATTTGCATACTGTAGTAGCCCTTTTGTTAAGTGCACAGAGCAGCGTCTACAAGCAAATCAGGTTGCTAAGCCCTCTGTCCTACTTACTATACAAATACAGTCAAGTGGATTAAGATGCAGGCAGTTGTGACTGGCTCACTA of the Nyctibius grandis isolate bNycGra1 chromosome 3, bNycGra1.pri, whole genome shotgun sequence genome contains:
- the CD83 gene encoding CD83 antigen, with the protein product MSSIVCALLIILCNVWCLISGASVAVPDVAVRCAEEALLPCKVLRDSSITYQTASWYKMAGDGEGIAWKVLDVESPYPKELGGSLELSNDTFSLRIKNATSRNSGTYKCTLGEQSGEHNLSGTVTLKVTGCPGIEDEKLKKYKAELFMLTCLGIFYLLLIFFTCTCLRKESMFPSYQKNGPGMKHMLTLINVHEMTTFQDLNSDSICKNELPSTSV